From the Deinococcus radiophilus genome, one window contains:
- the der gene encoding ribosome biogenesis GTPase Der: MHKVAIVGRPNVGKSSLFNRLIGRREAVVADFPGVTRDAKEGTLLYHNHRITLVDTGGLWSGDEWEQAIREKAEWAMEGADAVIFVLDPRDGLSAADYEVAEWLRRLGKPVVIAANKIDSPKHEPYLAELWGLGFGEPIAISAEHARGLDDLMDRVLPHLPEDDEDISEIAPIRISLIGRPNVGKSSLLNAITQSDRAIVADQPGTTRDSLDVEWDYGGQRFVLVDTAGIRKKPDTAIEDFAIQRSQAAIERSDLIWLVLNADELGDHELKLANLAYESGKPVIVVVNKWDLVPDEELKRTEKDLDQKLFHIAYAPRVYTSAINDYGIHDMLAEAMKLYDKWQSRVPTAELNRWLEIWQIKHSVPNFGGRPLKMYFMTQVETAPPTFAIFCNRADYVTRSYEGFIQNRIRDDLDLAGIPVRLKWKEKGPYKKGQGRKSQAAEE, from the coding sequence ATGCATAAAGTAGCGATTGTCGGACGGCCCAATGTAGGCAAGTCCAGTTTGTTCAACCGTCTGATCGGGCGGCGTGAGGCCGTGGTGGCCGACTTTCCTGGCGTGACCCGTGACGCCAAGGAAGGCACCTTGCTGTATCACAACCACCGCATCACCCTGGTAGACACCGGGGGGCTGTGGAGCGGCGACGAGTGGGAGCAGGCCATCCGTGAGAAGGCCGAATGGGCCATGGAAGGCGCGGATGCGGTGATTTTTGTGCTGGATCCCCGCGATGGCCTGAGCGCCGCCGACTATGAAGTCGCCGAGTGGCTGCGCCGCCTGGGGAAGCCAGTGGTTATTGCCGCCAACAAAATCGATTCTCCCAAGCACGAGCCGTACCTGGCTGAACTGTGGGGCCTGGGCTTTGGCGAACCTATCGCCATCAGCGCTGAGCACGCCCGTGGTCTGGATGACCTGATGGACCGTGTGCTGCCGCACCTGCCCGAAGACGACGAAGACATCTCCGAAATCGCGCCAATCCGCATCTCGCTGATCGGGCGGCCCAATGTGGGCAAATCCAGCCTGCTGAACGCCATCACCCAGTCGGACCGCGCCATCGTGGCGGATCAGCCGGGCACCACCCGCGACAGCCTGGACGTGGAATGGGATTATGGCGGACAGCGCTTCGTGCTGGTGGACACCGCCGGCATCCGCAAAAAGCCCGACACCGCCATTGAGGACTTCGCCATTCAGCGCTCGCAGGCCGCCATTGAACGCAGCGACCTGATCTGGCTGGTGCTGAACGCCGACGAACTGGGCGACCATGAGCTGAAGCTGGCCAACCTGGCCTACGAGAGCGGCAAACCCGTGATCGTCGTGGTGAACAAGTGGGATCTGGTGCCGGATGAGGAACTGAAACGCACCGAAAAGGATCTGGACCAGAAGCTGTTCCACATCGCCTACGCGCCGCGCGTCTATACCAGCGCGATCAACGACTATGGCATCCACGACATGCTGGCCGAGGCCATGAAGCTGTATGACAAGTGGCAGTCCCGCGTCCCGACCGCCGAGCTGAACCGCTGGCTGGAAATCTGGCAGATCAAGCACAGCGTGCCCAACTTTGGTGGGCGTCCGCTGAAGATGTACTTCATGACCCAGGTGGAAACCGCGCCGCCAACCTTCGCCATTTTCTGCAACCGGGCCGATTATGTCACCCGCTCGTACGAGGGCTTTATCCAGAACCGCATTCGCGACGATCTGGACCTGGCGGGGATTCCCGTGCGTCTGAAGTGGAAAGAAAAAGGCCCCTATAAAAAGGGCCAGGGCCGCAAGAGTCAGGCGGCGGAAGAGTAG
- a CDS encoding uroporphyrinogen-III synthase, whose amino-acid sequence MLPPDHADVLPPVSGGRPLRVVITLTGRGGQEALRLARQAGWHASLWPGLTFEPTGEGGDRALLRLGDMDWLLLTSPQGTRSFQSRLERLGLGPEHLAGVQVAAVGEGTALGLSQWGRRADFVPSRADAQALAAELPALPGQVALHVTGEASSDVLERGLQERGVVYRRLNLYRTRPISYSPQAIHDLRAADWILLASGVAAQGVAQQVGTGLRVVAMGEQTAQAARQAGFTEVRVAAQPTLTALLAALPAIG is encoded by the coding sequence ATGTTGCCGCCGGACCATGCCGACGTGTTGCCGCCTGTGTCAGGGGGGCGTCCCCTACGGGTCGTTATTACGCTGACAGGGCGGGGCGGGCAAGAGGCGCTGCGATTGGCAAGGCAGGCGGGGTGGCACGCGTCACTGTGGCCGGGACTGACCTTTGAGCCGACGGGCGAGGGGGGTGACCGAGCATTACTGCGTCTAGGAGATATGGATTGGCTCCTGCTGACCAGTCCACAGGGGACGAGAAGTTTCCAGTCTAGGCTGGAGCGACTGGGCCTTGGTCCAGAGCATCTTGCTGGTGTACAGGTGGCCGCAGTGGGGGAGGGGACAGCGCTGGGATTGTCACAGTGGGGTCGCCGCGCCGACTTTGTGCCCAGCCGTGCCGATGCCCAGGCATTGGCTGCCGAGTTGCCTGCCTTGCCTGGTCAAGTGGCACTGCATGTGACGGGAGAGGCCAGTTCAGATGTCTTAGAGCGTGGATTGCAGGAGCGCGGTGTCGTCTACCGCCGGTTGAACCTGTACCGTACGCGGCCCATATCCTATTCCCCCCAGGCCATTCATGACTTGCGGGCAGCAGATTGGATTCTGCTGGCTTCTGGGGTGGCGGCCCAGGGCGTGGCACAGCAAGTCGGAACCGGATTGCGCGTGGTGGCGATGGGAGAGCAGACCGCTCAGGCGGCGCGTCAGGCAGGATTCACTGAGGTGAGAGTGGCCGCACAGCCGACGCTGACCGCACTGCTGGCTGCTCTTCCAGCAATTGGATGA
- the hemA gene encoding glutamyl-tRNA reductase, translating to MLLSCPTAQTLLQTAASQPRPLDFTVVGLNHHTAPVSVREQAAVPVQGAQVLYGVLREYADEVMVVATCNRTEVYLAGVSGRAEQAFNQAFRGEFSEHLYVHESRRAVQHLYRVVAGLDSQVVGETQIQGQVKRALAEAGEYGTTGKTLNKVVQGALASGKRVRTETGLSDRVVSVSSAAVELAREVLGDLTGLTALILGAGETAELTMTHLKAAGVSDVLVVNRTEERARSLADRLGGRTCPYQELQRALPQADVVIASAAAPHWVVQGSDAAQALAQRSGRPLFFFDISLPRILAPDIAEVPGAYLYNLDDLNGIVQRNLRLRHSALPQAEAIIREAAADLMRWHLTREAQTRRQVSAAMLAG from the coding sequence GTGCTCCTGTCCTGCCCCACGGCCCAAACCTTGCTGCAAACTGCCGCCAGTCAACCTCGCCCGCTGGATTTCACCGTGGTGGGCCTCAATCATCACACGGCTCCGGTGTCGGTGCGGGAACAGGCTGCGGTGCCTGTGCAGGGTGCCCAGGTGCTGTATGGCGTGCTGCGAGAATATGCGGATGAGGTTATGGTGGTCGCCACCTGCAACCGGACCGAGGTGTATCTGGCCGGAGTCAGTGGCCGGGCAGAGCAGGCCTTCAATCAGGCTTTCCGCGGCGAATTCTCAGAGCATCTGTATGTGCATGAGAGCCGCCGGGCGGTACAGCACCTTTACCGGGTGGTGGCGGGCCTAGACAGTCAGGTGGTGGGGGAAACCCAGATTCAGGGACAGGTCAAGCGGGCGCTGGCTGAAGCTGGTGAATACGGCACGACTGGGAAGACACTCAATAAGGTGGTGCAGGGCGCACTGGCTTCAGGCAAGCGGGTGCGCACCGAGACTGGTCTCAGTGACCGTGTGGTGAGTGTGTCCAGCGCTGCGGTGGAGCTGGCCCGCGAGGTCCTGGGCGACTTGACCGGCCTTACGGCCCTGATCTTGGGAGCAGGTGAGACGGCTGAGCTGACCATGACCCACCTCAAGGCCGCAGGGGTCAGTGATGTCCTGGTGGTGAACCGCACTGAGGAGCGGGCGCGTTCCCTGGCGGACCGACTGGGCGGGCGCACTTGTCCCTATCAAGAGTTGCAGCGCGCCCTTCCGCAAGCGGATGTGGTCATTGCGTCGGCGGCGGCTCCGCACTGGGTCGTTCAGGGTTCAGACGCGGCTCAGGCCCTGGCACAGCGGAGCGGACGGCCTCTGTTTTTCTTTGATATCAGCCTGCCGCGCATTCTGGCCCCCGATATTGCTGAGGTTCCAGGAGCCTACCTGTATAACCTGGATGATCTGAATGGCATCGTGCAGCGGAACTTGCGCCTGCGGCACTCTGCTCTGCCCCAGGCCGAGGCCATCATTCGCGAGGCTGCGGCAGACCTGATGCGCTGGCACCTGACGCGTGAGGCCCAGACCCGCCGTCAGGTTTCTGCCGCCATGCTGGCGGGCTGA
- the ygfZ gene encoding CAF17-like 4Fe-4S cluster assembly/insertion protein YgfZ — protein sequence MTVYFTPLPSSSLRVTGADRTDFLQGQMTNDIRSCPAPGMVPACFLNVRGQIEHFARIYRRKDDLYLHLDAGEAAQLAARLRKYIIFDQVEVHDLSDQLATLHLWGDGPADLPGWPDPQAVPAGGAWEVQLDHAQVLLGAVNRTGVMGLDLHYLTAQQEEVLAWLAEHLAPQALPWEELQAQRIQAGLPEPALDAFAGLLLQEVGLDLDGPLPAISYRKGCYVGQEIMARLEARGKPRYGLAQLQVAAGTLAGSEVLAGSKVVGQTGLAAGGLALARLRLDLPADAPLEVAGQSVQRVQGVQP from the coding sequence ATGACCGTTTATTTCACGCCGCTGCCGTCGTCTTCTCTGCGGGTGACGGGGGCAGACCGCACCGACTTCTTGCAGGGGCAGATGACCAATGACATTCGCAGCTGTCCGGCGCCGGGCATGGTGCCCGCCTGCTTTCTGAATGTGCGTGGCCAGATTGAGCATTTTGCGCGGATCTATCGCCGGAAGGATGATCTCTATCTGCACCTTGATGCCGGAGAAGCTGCCCAATTGGCGGCCCGACTGCGTAAATACATCATTTTCGATCAGGTAGAAGTCCATGACCTGAGTGATCAGCTGGCCACACTGCATCTCTGGGGCGATGGGCCCGCTGACCTGCCCGGCTGGCCTGATCCGCAGGCGGTCCCGGCTGGCGGGGCCTGGGAAGTTCAATTGGATCATGCTCAGGTGTTGCTGGGTGCGGTCAACCGCACTGGGGTCATGGGGCTGGACTTGCATTACCTGACGGCACAGCAAGAAGAGGTGCTGGCGTGGTTGGCAGAGCATTTGGCTCCCCAGGCACTCCCCTGGGAGGAGTTGCAGGCGCAGCGCATCCAGGCTGGCCTGCCTGAGCCTGCGCTGGACGCTTTTGCAGGTCTATTGCTCCAAGAAGTCGGCCTGGATCTGGATGGTCCCCTGCCCGCGATCAGCTACCGTAAGGGCTGCTATGTCGGCCAGGAGATTATGGCCCGGCTGGAGGCGCGTGGAAAGCCTCGCTACGGCTTGGCCCAGTTGCAAGTGGCCGCAGGAACACTGGCAGGCAGTGAGGTGCTGGCCGGAAGCAAAGTGGTTGGGCAGACTGGGCTGGCAGCCGGTGGCTTGGCCCTGGCCCGGCTGCGTTTGGATCTGCCAGCTGATGCACCGCTAGAGGTGGCTGGGCAGTCAGTCCAGCGGGTGCAGGGAGTTCAGCCTTGA
- a CDS encoding ABC transporter permease, whose amino-acid sequence MTTATPHDVIVPKKKSRFQEFWQGKPMRKLRRNKLAVVGLIITLLFGLIGLFAPMIAPPKFNCARDLGMTEESQIYNPASPVMWKAMFAPPRTCYQTQRISFAQAPTPPTAEAPFGTVGGYNIFHGMIWGTRLVFKLAFIIVGINVILGIIIGAISGFFGGWVDNVIQRLIDVIFAMPGLIFTIVILTILRANNPGGDPTIPIILAYTLLGWAGYSTYVRADVLKTRRLEFVDAARALGGSDARLIFKHVVPNSLATLLTLAVMDLATVPLGIAALSFLGLGYPTGYTEWGQMINFSRPWLKPEFWYVLMYPAAFIVIFSLAFNLFGDALRDAFDPRTR is encoded by the coding sequence ATGACCACTGCTACACCCCATGATGTAATCGTTCCCAAGAAAAAGTCCCGCTTTCAGGAATTCTGGCAGGGCAAACCCATGCGCAAGCTGCGCCGCAACAAGCTGGCGGTGGTCGGTCTGATCATTACACTGCTGTTCGGTCTGATCGGCCTGTTCGCTCCCATGATTGCGCCACCCAAGTTCAACTGCGCCCGCGACCTGGGCATGACCGAGGAAAGCCAGATCTATAACCCAGCCAGCCCGGTCATGTGGAAAGCCATGTTCGCGCCACCACGGACCTGCTATCAAACGCAGCGCATCAGTTTCGCGCAGGCTCCTACGCCGCCCACGGCTGAGGCACCGTTCGGAACTGTCGGCGGCTACAACATCTTTCACGGCATGATCTGGGGCACCCGCCTGGTGTTCAAGTTGGCGTTTATCATTGTGGGCATCAACGTGATTCTCGGCATCATCATCGGAGCCATTTCCGGCTTCTTTGGCGGTTGGGTGGACAACGTGATTCAGCGGCTGATTGACGTCATTTTCGCCATGCCGGGTCTGATCTTTACCATCGTGATTCTCACCATTTTGCGGGCCAACAATCCTGGTGGTGATCCGACCATCCCGATTATCCTCGCGTATACGCTGCTGGGCTGGGCAGGCTATTCCACCTATGTGCGTGCCGACGTGCTCAAGACCCGTCGCCTGGAATTTGTAGACGCTGCCCGCGCTCTGGGCGGCAGTGACGCCCGGTTGATCTTCAAACACGTGGTTCCGAACAGCCTGGCCACCCTGCTGACCCTGGCCGTAATGGACCTGGCTACCGTGCCCCTGGGCATTGCCGCGCTGTCCTTCCTGGGCTTGGGCTATCCAACGGGCTACACCGAGTGGGGCCAGATGATCAACTTCTCCCGCCCCTGGCTCAAGCCTGAGTTCTGGTACGTGCTGATGTACCCTGCTGCTTTCATCGTGATCTTCAGCTTGGCCTTCAACCTATTTGGTGACGCGCTGCGCGACGCTTTCGACCCGCGCACCCGCTAA
- a CDS encoding ABC transporter permease — translation MFNLIVKRLLQIPLIMLVLSMLVLGLTMLLTPQQRASFYVRNEQMARRIDEIIRERGLDQPFFVQYWNWLESALKGDLGFSKAVGEPVVEAIMNRLPNTVELTLYAFIPIIVLGVWLGTLSALRKDGLIDQIIRVLAVLAFSVPAFVLGIVLLAVFYGYLGWAPGPGQLVVENRLLLDQLRAAGEFQSYTGMLSIDAMLNGQWGIARDVLAHLVLPVITLSLVITASIVKLMRNSMLETLTSDFVRTARAKGLSERVVNNKHARRNALIPIINSGGFILIGLLTGSLITESIFAYPGIGSWLLTSASQMDIPAVLGYSLFVALVVVVLRTLIDIGFAVVDPRVRYD, via the coding sequence ATGTTCAACCTGATTGTCAAGCGTCTGCTCCAGATCCCGCTGATCATGCTGGTGCTTTCCATGCTGGTGCTGGGGCTGACCATGTTGCTCACCCCGCAACAGCGCGCATCGTTTTATGTACGTAACGAGCAGATGGCCCGGCGCATTGATGAGATCATCCGTGAACGCGGTCTGGATCAACCTTTTTTCGTGCAGTACTGGAACTGGCTTGAAAGTGCCCTCAAAGGCGATCTGGGCTTTTCCAAGGCCGTCGGTGAACCGGTAGTAGAAGCCATTATGAACCGTCTGCCCAACACTGTTGAGCTGACCCTCTATGCCTTTATTCCTATCATTGTGCTGGGGGTCTGGCTGGGTACGCTTTCGGCCCTGAGAAAAGACGGTCTGATTGATCAGATCATCCGGGTGCTGGCCGTGCTGGCCTTCTCGGTCCCTGCCTTCGTGCTGGGTATTGTTCTGCTGGCCGTGTTCTACGGCTATCTGGGCTGGGCCCCTGGTCCTGGTCAGCTGGTGGTCGAAAACCGCCTCCTGCTAGACCAGCTGCGTGCAGCCGGCGAGTTCCAGTCTTATACCGGCATGCTGAGCATTGACGCCATGCTGAACGGTCAGTGGGGCATTGCCCGCGATGTTCTGGCACACTTGGTGCTCCCAGTCATTACCCTCTCGTTGGTGATTACAGCCAGCATTGTCAAGCTGATGCGGAACAGCATGCTTGAAACCCTCACCAGTGATTTTGTACGGACCGCCCGTGCCAAAGGTCTTTCCGAGCGAGTGGTAAACAACAAGCACGCTCGCCGGAACGCCCTGATTCCGATCATCAACTCCGGCGGCTTTATCCTGATTGGTCTGCTGACCGGTTCACTGATCACTGAATCCATCTTCGCCTATCCAGGCATTGGTTCTTGGTTGCTGACCTCAGCCTCACAGATGGACATTCCTGCCGTACTGGGCTACTCGCTGTTTGTGGCACTGGTAGTGGTGGTCCTGCGTACCCTGATCGATATCGGCTTTGCTGTCGTTGACCCCCGCGTGAGGTATGACTGA
- a CDS encoding Asp23/Gls24 family envelope stress response protein: protein MELNIGKNVMRDIVTAAVEDIEGVHIAPAPSPVGEVLKESESARLPQALRLTETSQGLSVELGLNVDYGRNLLDLAGRTQASVAENLALMCGCEVQAVNVAVLGVSLPAASGPSGAGS from the coding sequence ATGGAACTGAACATCGGCAAGAACGTGATGCGGGACATCGTGACCGCTGCGGTGGAGGACATTGAAGGTGTCCACATCGCGCCTGCCCCTAGTCCGGTGGGCGAGGTCCTCAAGGAATCCGAGTCTGCCCGGCTGCCCCAGGCCCTCCGTCTTACGGAGACGAGTCAGGGGCTGAGTGTAGAACTGGGACTGAACGTGGATTACGGCCGGAACCTGCTGGACCTGGCCGGACGTACCCAGGCTTCGGTGGCCGAAAATCTGGCCCTGATGTGTGGCTGCGAGGTTCAGGCTGTAAATGTGGCTGTGCTGGGCGTCTCGCTGCCCGCCGCCTCTGGCCCCAGCGGAGCAGGCTCTTGA
- the nusB gene encoding transcription antitermination factor NusB, producing MTRRRDRAAVPSSSRRAAREFAFRALFESERGELPLEQVFMRTAAQMHEGDDTLTPLTPDGIAFARSLAEGLDMHWDEVQSVLHRTIRGWSFEQMAQTDLNILRLATFEMMFTEEPHPPVIESAVRIARKFGGEDSGRFVNGVLGTLSRTLADDARAADAQGPQATIDRPVSEEPE from the coding sequence TTGACCCGCCGCCGTGACCGTGCCGCCGTGCCGAGCAGCAGCCGCCGAGCCGCCCGCGAGTTTGCTTTCCGTGCACTGTTCGAGTCCGAGCGCGGCGAGCTGCCGCTGGAGCAGGTGTTTATGCGAACGGCGGCGCAGATGCATGAGGGCGACGACACCCTGACCCCACTGACTCCCGATGGTATCGCCTTTGCCCGTTCACTGGCCGAAGGGCTGGATATGCACTGGGACGAGGTGCAAAGCGTCCTGCACCGGACCATTCGCGGCTGGAGCTTTGAGCAGATGGCGCAGACGGACCTGAACATCCTGCGCCTGGCCACCTTCGAGATGATGTTCACCGAGGAGCCGCATCCGCCCGTCATCGAGAGTGCGGTGCGGATCGCCCGCAAGTTCGGTGGTGAGGATTCGGGGCGCTTTGTGAACGGCGTGCTGGGTACGCTCAGCCGCACTCTGGCCGATGACGCCCGCGCAGCCGATGCTCAGGGGCCGCAGGCAACCATTGATAGGCCTGTCAGCGAGGAACCTGAATGA
- a CDS encoding bifunctional 5,10-methylenetetrahydrofolate dehydrogenase/5,10-methenyltetrahydrofolate cyclohydrolase, with the protein MTAANLAGKPVAEALLAEVAQRAQALPHPPRLALIRLGEDPASVSYVRSKDKKAGEVGIQSEVHALPEDTTQEELLSLIARLNAEGSVHGILVQLPLPAHIDEAPVLLAVDPAKDVDGFHPYNVAQMWAGHAQLNPCTPRGILEILDFYGVDVAGKRAVVVGRSEIVGRPMAAMLLGRDATVTIAHSRTADLGAVTREADILVVAVGRPQFITPEMVKPGATVIDVGINRIDVGGKGKIVGDVHPDVAEVAGGLTPVPGGVGLLTVAQLMANTVTAAELQAAER; encoded by the coding sequence ATGACTGCCGCCAACCTGGCCGGAAAACCTGTGGCGGAGGCGCTGCTGGCCGAGGTGGCGCAGCGTGCTCAAGCTCTGCCGCACCCGCCTCGGCTGGCTCTGATCCGATTGGGCGAAGACCCCGCCAGCGTCAGCTATGTCCGTTCCAAGGACAAGAAGGCGGGTGAAGTAGGGATACAGAGCGAAGTCCACGCCCTGCCTGAAGACACGACCCAAGAAGAGTTGCTGTCGCTCATTGCACGCCTGAACGCCGAGGGGAGCGTACACGGCATCCTGGTGCAGCTGCCGCTGCCGGCGCACATCGATGAAGCTCCGGTGCTGCTGGCGGTGGACCCGGCCAAGGACGTGGACGGGTTCCACCCCTACAACGTGGCGCAGATGTGGGCTGGACACGCCCAACTGAACCCCTGCACGCCACGCGGCATCCTGGAAATCCTGGACTTTTATGGCGTGGATGTGGCGGGCAAACGTGCCGTGGTCGTGGGCCGCAGCGAAATCGTGGGCCGGCCGATGGCCGCCATGCTGCTGGGCCGTGACGCCACCGTGACCATCGCCCACAGCCGTACCGCCGACCTGGGTGCCGTCACCCGCGAGGCCGACATCCTGGTGGTGGCGGTGGGCCGCCCGCAGTTCATCACACCTGAGATGGTGAAGCCGGGGGCCACCGTGATCGATGTGGGTATCAACCGCATTGACGTAGGCGGCAAGGGCAAGATCGTGGGCGACGTTCACCCAGATGTGGCCGAGGTCGCGGGTGGCCTGACCCCGGTGCCCGGCGGCGTGGGCCTGCTGACCGTGGCGCAGCTGATGGCGAATACGGTGACGGCGGCGGAGTTGCAAGCAGCCGAACGCTGA
- the ispG gene encoding flavodoxin-dependent (E)-4-hydroxy-3-methylbut-2-enyl-diphosphate synthase yields the protein MSFESLPQLELEGAESATLPAFAAIPRRQTVSVNVGGVMVGSAHPIMVQSMTNTHTADAEATAMQVAQLARAGSEVVRVTVNNGEAAAALPEIVARLADLGISVPIVGDFHYNGHILLREYPQAARLLAKYRINPGNVGAGQRHDANFATMIEVAKEYGKPVRIGVNWGSLDQQVLARLMDENAARGNPRSPTDVTIEAMVVSALESAAYAEQLGLAHDKIIISVKVSSAPELWAVYRRLAAQCDYPLHLGLTEAGMGMKGMVATSVALAPLLTEGIGDTVRVSLTPEPGASRKLEVEVAQQILQSLGLRQFLPQVTSCPGCGRTTSTFFQSLAQKIQDYIRDQMPEWKGQYPGVEEMQVAVMGCVVNGPGESKHAHIGISLPGTGEDPRAPVYQDGQLLTTLKGPRIAEEFQELLERYVEERYGQGVAQG from the coding sequence ATGAGTTTCGAGTCGCTGCCACAACTGGAGCTGGAGGGTGCCGAGTCGGCCACCCTGCCCGCCTTCGCTGCCATTCCACGCCGCCAGACGGTAAGCGTGAACGTGGGCGGGGTTATGGTGGGGTCGGCGCACCCCATCATGGTGCAGAGCATGACCAACACCCACACCGCCGACGCCGAGGCCACCGCTATGCAGGTGGCGCAGCTGGCCCGCGCCGGTTCCGAAGTGGTGCGCGTGACGGTGAACAACGGCGAGGCGGCGGCGGCCCTGCCGGAAATCGTAGCTCGCCTGGCCGACCTGGGCATCAGCGTGCCGATTGTGGGCGACTTCCACTACAACGGGCACATTTTGCTGCGCGAGTACCCACAAGCCGCCCGGCTGCTGGCCAAGTACCGCATCAACCCCGGCAATGTGGGCGCCGGCCAGCGCCACGACGCCAACTTCGCCACCATGATTGAGGTCGCCAAGGAGTACGGCAAGCCGGTACGTATCGGAGTGAACTGGGGGTCGCTGGACCAGCAGGTGCTGGCGCGCCTGATGGACGAAAACGCCGCCCGGGGCAATCCCCGCTCGCCCACCGACGTGACTATTGAGGCGATGGTGGTTTCGGCGCTGGAATCGGCGGCCTATGCAGAGCAGCTGGGGCTGGCGCACGACAAGATCATCATCTCGGTCAAGGTGAGCAGTGCCCCGGAGCTGTGGGCGGTGTACCGCCGCCTGGCCGCGCAGTGCGACTATCCGCTGCACTTGGGCCTGACCGAAGCCGGCATGGGCATGAAAGGCATGGTGGCGACCTCGGTGGCCCTGGCGCCGCTGCTCACCGAGGGCATCGGGGACACTGTCCGCGTGAGCCTGACGCCGGAGCCTGGGGCCAGCCGCAAGCTGGAAGTGGAAGTGGCGCAGCAAATCCTGCAAAGTCTGGGCCTGCGCCAGTTTTTGCCGCAGGTCACTTCCTGCCCCGGCTGCGGGCGCACCACCTCGACCTTCTTTCAGAGCCTGGCCCAGAAGATTCAGGATTATATCCGTGACCAGATGCCCGAGTGGAAGGGGCAGTATCCCGGCGTGGAGGAGATGCAGGTGGCCGTGATGGGCTGCGTGGTGAATGGCCCCGGCGAGAGCAAACACGCGCACATCGGTATCAGCTTGCCCGGCACCGGCGAGGACCCCCGCGCCCCGGTGTATCAGGACGGTCAGCTGCTGACCACGCTGAAAGGCCCGCGCATCGCTGAGGAGTTTCAGGAGCTGCTGGAAAGGTACGTGGAGGAGCGCTACGGGCAGGGGGTGGCGCAGGGCTGA
- a CDS encoding endonuclease III domain-containing protein, whose amino-acid sequence MNRARENRVSPATLPPPEWWPEAAQALLLAQGYAELPEEPTPNPEPLDGLIRLILAQQNTWAVAQRQWEALRAAYPRWELALVAEPEDLEAVLRSAGGGLARSKSRTIWGVLHQLAERGRPSLRWLQRLDDAQARAELEALPGVGRRSASLLLLFHLARPAAAVDGNIERVLWRLEVVPPTWPAAKQEQWLEGVLPLDTAYRAAFHRAGVRHGREVCTRRSPDCPSCVLNRWCPSAELFMAAGPPAVETD is encoded by the coding sequence TTGAACAGGGCGCGGGAGAACCGGGTCAGCCCAGCCACATTGCCCCCACCAGAGTGGTGGCCAGAAGCTGCGCAGGCGCTGCTGCTCGCCCAGGGCTACGCTGAGCTGCCGGAGGAACCTACGCCCAATCCGGAACCGCTGGACGGATTGATTCGCCTGATCCTGGCGCAGCAAAACACCTGGGCGGTGGCCCAGCGTCAGTGGGAAGCGCTGCGGGCTGCCTATCCGCGCTGGGAGCTGGCGCTGGTCGCTGAGCCCGAGGACCTTGAAGCGGTGCTGCGGTCTGCTGGGGGCGGACTGGCCCGGTCCAAATCGCGCACCATCTGGGGCGTACTGCACCAACTGGCCGAGCGGGGGAGGCCCTCGCTGCGCTGGTTGCAACGCCTAGACGACGCTCAGGCTCGCGCTGAACTGGAAGCCTTGCCAGGTGTGGGGCGGCGGTCCGCCAGTTTGCTCTTGCTCTTTCATCTGGCGCGGCCGGCGGCGGCAGTAGACGGCAATATTGAGCGGGTGCTCTGGCGGCTGGAAGTGGTGCCGCCCACCTGGCCTGCTGCCAAGCAGGAGCAATGGTTAGAAGGGGTCTTGCCACTGGATACGGCCTACCGGGCGGCCTTTCACCGCGCTGGGGTGCGGCATGGCCGCGAGGTCTGTACCCGCCGCTCGCCCGACTGCCCAAGCTGTGTCCTGAACCGCTGGTGTCCCTCTGCCGAGCTGTTCATGGCGGCTGGCCCGCCTGCGGTGGAGACCGATTAG